In Nostoc sp. UHCC 0926, a single genomic region encodes these proteins:
- a CDS encoding superoxide dismutase yields MVFVQEPLPFDKNALEPYGMKAETFEYHYGKHHKAYVDNLNKLTEGTELADKSLEEVIKISFKDSSKAGIFNNAAQVWNHTFFWNSLKPAGGGAPTGEIAAKIDKDFGSFDKFKEEFSNAATTQFGSGWSWLIDDGGTLKVIKTPNAENPLAHGQKALLTLDVWEHAYYIDYKNARPAFIKNFLEQLVNWDFVAENLAKA; encoded by the coding sequence ATGGTATTTGTACAAGAACCACTACCCTTTGACAAAAATGCTCTAGAGCCTTATGGCATGAAAGCTGAGACTTTCGAGTATCACTATGGCAAGCATCACAAAGCTTATGTAGACAACCTGAACAAGCTCACTGAAGGTACTGAACTTGCCGATAAGTCTCTGGAAGAAGTGATCAAAATTTCCTTTAAAGACTCCTCTAAGGCGGGAATCTTTAACAACGCCGCTCAAGTTTGGAACCACACCTTCTTCTGGAATTCTTTAAAACCCGCAGGTGGCGGCGCACCCACTGGTGAAATCGCAGCCAAGATTGATAAAGACTTTGGTAGCTTTGATAAATTCAAGGAAGAATTCTCTAATGCAGCCACAACTCAATTTGGCAGCGGATGGTCTTGGCTGATTGATGATGGTGGTACGCTGAAGGTGATTAAAACACCAAATGCAGAAAATCCACTAGCTCATGGACAGAAGGCACTCCTAACCTTGGATGTTTGGGAACACGCTTACTACATTGACTACAAAAACGCTCGTCCAGCGTTTATCAAGAATTTCCTAGAACAGTTGGTGAACTGGGACTTTGTTGCTGAAAATTTGGCTAAAGCTTAA
- a CDS encoding bifunctional pantoate--beta-alanine ligase/(d)CMP kinase — protein MRLLTTVAALRCYLTKRCSENKLMAVTEDLRLDEMTNWYQTAVGLVPTMGNLHQGHLSLIQRARQENSTVIVSIFVNPLQFAPNEDYQRYPRTLEQDQQFCEQAGVDAIFAPTPEEMAVPHKSIQESKVTQVIPPSAMITGLCGRSRLGHFQGVATIVTKLFNLVQPDRAYFGQKDGQQLAIIKRLVADLNLPVEIVACPTVREASGLAFSSRNQYLTATAKEQAAVLYRGLRRAEAAFIAGDRNSNKLIAVVQQEVAMVSTISVEYIELVEPTTLMSLEKVEEEGMLAIAARLGSTRLIDNTILRERQPIIAIDGPAGAGKSTVARQVAANLSLVYLDTGAMYRAVTWLVLQKGIAIDDECAIAELTSQCKIELTPTQDLESTVRVRINGIDVTQAIRTIEVTSLVSAIAAQSAVRQALVKQQQNWGKRGGLVAEGRDIGTHVFPDAEVKIFLTASVSERARRRQQDFNKQGQPEVSLEQLEHDIAERDWKDSTRKVSPLQKATDAIEVQTDGLDVSEVTAQIVNYYQQRLSQW, from the coding sequence GTGCGCCTGCTGACAACAGTCGCAGCTTTACGCTGCTATTTAACTAAACGGTGCTCAGAAAACAAGCTGATGGCAGTTACTGAGGATCTGAGACTAGATGAGATGACTAACTGGTATCAGACGGCAGTCGGTCTGGTGCCAACGATGGGGAATTTGCATCAAGGTCATTTAAGCTTAATCCAACGGGCGCGGCAAGAAAATTCTACGGTGATTGTTAGTATTTTCGTCAATCCCCTGCAATTTGCTCCCAACGAGGATTATCAACGCTACCCTCGCACTTTAGAGCAAGACCAACAATTTTGCGAACAAGCTGGGGTAGATGCCATTTTTGCGCCAACTCCCGAAGAAATGGCAGTTCCCCACAAAAGTATACAAGAATCAAAGGTTACACAAGTTATCCCCCCATCTGCTATGATAACAGGCTTGTGTGGTCGTTCTCGGCTAGGTCACTTTCAGGGTGTCGCTACGATTGTGACCAAACTTTTCAACTTGGTACAGCCTGACCGTGCCTACTTTGGTCAAAAGGATGGTCAGCAACTGGCAATTATTAAACGCTTAGTAGCTGATTTAAATTTGCCAGTAGAAATTGTTGCTTGTCCAACAGTACGGGAAGCGTCGGGTCTTGCTTTCAGTTCTCGTAATCAATATTTGACTGCAACGGCAAAAGAGCAAGCAGCGGTGTTATATCGCGGCTTGCGACGAGCTGAAGCTGCATTCATTGCAGGCGATCGCAATAGCAACAAGTTGATAGCAGTGGTACAGCAAGAAGTGGCAATGGTCAGCACGATCTCAGTGGAATATATTGAATTGGTTGAACCGACTACGTTGATGTCTTTAGAAAAAGTTGAGGAGGAAGGAATGTTGGCGATCGCAGCTCGTCTTGGTTCTACACGTTTGATTGACAATACGATATTGCGCGAGCGTCAACCTATTATCGCCATTGATGGCCCAGCCGGTGCTGGAAAATCTACAGTGGCGCGTCAAGTGGCAGCAAACCTAAGTCTAGTGTATTTAGATACAGGAGCGATGTACCGTGCTGTCACTTGGTTAGTACTGCAAAAGGGGATTGCCATTGACGATGAGTGTGCGATCGCCGAATTAACTAGCCAGTGTAAAATTGAACTTACTCCTACCCAGGATTTAGAATCGACAGTGCGGGTTCGGATTAACGGTATCGATGTTACCCAGGCAATTCGCACGATTGAGGTAACATCTCTTGTATCGGCGATCGCGGCACAAAGCGCTGTCCGTCAAGCATTAGTTAAACAACAGCAAAACTGGGGTAAAAGAGGTGGTTTAGTAGCTGAAGGTCGGGATATCGGTACTCACGTGTTCCCCGATGCCGAAGTTAAAATCTTCTTAACCGCTTCTGTAAGTGAACGCGCCCGTCGCCGCCAGCAAGACTTTAACAAACAAGGTCAACCCGAAGTGAGTTTAGAGCAGCTGGAACACGACATTGCCGAACGTGACTGGAAAGATAGTACACGCAAAGTTTCTCCTTTGCAAAAAGCAACGGATGCGATCGAAGTTCAAACCGATGGTTTAGACGTCTCTGAAGTCACCGCACAAATTGTTAACTATTACCAGCAGCGTTTATCTCAGTGGTAA
- a CDS encoding septal ring lytic transglycosylase RlpA family protein encodes MNQRHLWIIVTLSMAVLGIPSVGCTQTIKGNVLASQKLPAPDVVKVGEYQSRAGKQTLDAVITQIHPHNIGGRKAATLFIRNIPVLTFLSSLPDTSVETKKVGAIGDTGGVQSYALIASNSPKTVSTGNLTDVTNQISSVDNDPVQIAGVIAAKINQLNRENVDGSKITVSWKAGGESTANQAQNKSAPVQQDGDRYVIKINGEELVEINEDTRLAGTTNNLAQDALQATNRLRRLLGNASPLKEITNLPVRLPVSIPKLPKQIAVGPVRISFGGMASYYGYDGSGNRTASGQRFNPEEMTAAHRSLPFGTQVRVTNTYNGRSVVVRINDRGPFIRGRVIDLSAGAARILGMMGSGVAQVHIEVLEK; translated from the coding sequence ATGAATCAAAGACATTTGTGGATTATTGTTACCCTGTCTATGGCTGTTTTGGGCATACCCTCAGTCGGTTGCACTCAAACCATCAAGGGAAATGTGCTAGCTTCCCAAAAATTGCCTGCCCCTGATGTGGTGAAGGTGGGAGAGTACCAATCCAGAGCAGGGAAACAAACCTTGGATGCTGTGATTACCCAAATTCATCCTCACAACATTGGAGGACGTAAGGCAGCAACCCTTTTTATCCGAAATATACCTGTTCTCACCTTTTTGAGTTCTCTACCAGATACGAGCGTTGAAACTAAAAAAGTTGGGGCAATTGGAGATACTGGGGGCGTACAATCGTACGCCCTTATTGCTAGCAATTCACCAAAGACGGTGAGTACTGGGAACTTAACGGATGTAACTAACCAGATTAGCTCTGTTGACAATGATCCGGTTCAGATAGCTGGTGTAATAGCAGCTAAGATCAACCAGTTGAACCGAGAAAATGTGGACGGGAGTAAGATTACCGTAAGTTGGAAAGCAGGGGGCGAATCTACTGCCAATCAAGCGCAAAATAAAAGCGCTCCCGTCCAGCAAGATGGCGATCGCTATGTAATCAAAATTAATGGCGAAGAATTGGTCGAAATCAACGAAGATACGCGATTAGCAGGTACTACCAACAATCTGGCGCAAGATGCATTGCAAGCAACCAATCGCCTGCGGAGGCTACTAGGTAATGCATCTCCCTTAAAAGAAATTACGAATTTACCAGTGCGTCTACCAGTATCAATACCTAAATTGCCAAAACAGATTGCCGTCGGCCCAGTACGAATCTCTTTCGGAGGCATGGCTTCCTATTACGGCTATGATGGTTCTGGTAATCGTACTGCTAGCGGTCAGAGGTTCAATCCAGAAGAAATGACTGCCGCCCATCGCAGCTTACCCTTTGGTACGCAAGTTCGTGTAACTAACACCTACAATGGTCGTTCTGTAGTGGTGCGGATTAATGACCGAGGCCCGTTCATTCGCGGGCGAGTCATCGACCTGTCTGCTGGTGCGGCTCGGATTTTGGGAATGATGGGCAGTGGCGTGGCACAAGTGCATATTGAAGTCTTAGAGAAATAA
- the glsA gene encoding glutaminase A, with amino-acid sequence MTSQANQGDLEIDPSPLKAILNELHSQYKLLQEGAVAKYIPELAKANPELFSICIVTVDGQVYKVGNYDQLFTIQSISKVFAYGLALEDHGLDYVLTRVGVEPTGDAFNAIILDEQSKRPYNPMVNAGAIATTSLIKGFGPTERLNRMLDMFRRYIGRDVYVDISVFTSERSTGHRNRAMAYLMLNFGMIDRNIEEALDLYFQQCAVMVNCQDLAVMAATLANRGINPITKEQAVNKHYIKDILSVMYTCGMYNFAGEWAYKIGIPAKSGISGGIIAVVPNKMGIGVFSPLLDVRGNSVRGVKVCEELSQRLGLHLFDCSGQEAKFD; translated from the coding sequence ATGACAAGCCAAGCAAATCAAGGAGATTTAGAAATAGATCCATCGCCATTAAAAGCTATTCTCAACGAGTTGCATTCCCAGTACAAGTTACTGCAAGAGGGTGCAGTAGCGAAATACATTCCAGAACTGGCAAAGGCCAACCCGGAATTGTTCAGCATTTGCATTGTGACAGTAGATGGTCAGGTATACAAAGTTGGGAACTACGATCAACTCTTTACCATTCAGTCAATTTCCAAGGTGTTTGCTTATGGACTTGCTCTAGAAGATCATGGACTGGATTACGTTTTGACTAGAGTTGGCGTGGAACCGACAGGGGATGCATTCAACGCGATTATTTTGGATGAGCAATCAAAGCGACCTTATAACCCAATGGTAAATGCTGGAGCGATCGCCACCACCAGCTTAATCAAAGGTTTCGGCCCAACTGAACGCCTTAACCGAATGCTAGATATGTTCCGGCGATATATTGGCCGCGACGTGTACGTTGATATTTCAGTTTTTACCTCAGAACGGAGTACAGGGCATCGCAACCGCGCAATGGCGTATCTGATGCTCAACTTTGGGATGATTGACCGGAATATTGAAGAGGCGCTGGATCTTTATTTTCAGCAGTGTGCTGTGATGGTGAATTGCCAAGACTTAGCGGTGATGGCGGCTACCCTTGCTAACAGAGGTATTAACCCGATTACAAAAGAACAGGCGGTAAATAAGCATTACATCAAAGATATTCTGAGTGTTATGTATACCTGTGGAATGTACAACTTTGCAGGTGAGTGGGCTTATAAAATTGGTATTCCGGCGAAAAGCGGTATTAGTGGTGGGATTATCGCCGTTGTACCCAATAAGATGGGCATTGGAGTTTTTTCGCCGCTGCTGGATGTGCGTGGTAACAGTGTGCGGGGGGTAAAGGTGTGTGAAGAACTTTCCCAACGGTTAGGTTTACATCTATTTGATTGTTCAGGTCAAGAGGCGAAATTTGATTGA
- a CDS encoding DUF1838 domain-containing protein: MVAQIQELEAQHWVKTRSSLDPSESTFLIWKGKIYAFIPGEKRQLLFKMLGLSVSRCIPTAEGSWDFTSRELTYYLNPKTDEVLPKWENPWTGETVPVIHVANNPVQGKFDGNFPAQVDGDSTTFVFDIFPYYPNPLADDPKFAEYSPNPIYQAAELFKLTVPTADLFNTALSSVSQLKLSWDRIGQWLPWMKMGDRPGNLIYSAVGSKVNGLTELPQLLQDEINNRIPLYKKAPKALTDGEDMTSWLYFQKHFQAYLAGEIFPLPQAEEL, translated from the coding sequence ATGGTTGCCCAAATCCAAGAACTTGAAGCCCAGCACTGGGTTAAAACTCGTTCTTCCCTCGACCCTAGCGAATCCACTTTCCTGATTTGGAAAGGTAAAATTTACGCCTTTATCCCCGGTGAGAAAAGACAACTCCTGTTTAAGATGCTGGGATTGAGTGTTAGCCGATGTATTCCCACAGCAGAAGGTAGCTGGGATTTTACTTCTAGGGAACTGACTTACTATCTCAACCCAAAAACAGATGAGGTTTTGCCCAAATGGGAGAATCCTTGGACAGGCGAAACAGTTCCGGTGATTCACGTTGCCAATAATCCAGTGCAGGGTAAATTCGATGGAAATTTTCCCGCACAAGTAGATGGTGACAGCACAACCTTCGTTTTTGATATATTTCCCTATTACCCCAATCCTTTAGCAGACGATCCAAAATTTGCCGAATACAGCCCAAATCCAATTTATCAGGCAGCCGAATTGTTTAAATTAACTGTGCCAACCGCAGATTTATTCAACACAGCCCTCTCCTCAGTTTCTCAACTCAAACTGAGTTGGGATAGGATTGGTCAATGGCTTCCCTGGATGAAAATGGGCGATCGCCCCGGTAATCTGATCTACAGTGCTGTTGGCAGTAAGGTCAATGGTTTAACAGAACTGCCCCAACTGCTGCAAGACGAAATTAATAACCGTATTCCTCTATATAAAAAAGCCCCAAAAGCATTGACAGATGGAGAAGATATGACTTCCTGGTTATACTTCCAAAAGCACTTTCAAGCTTACTTGGCTGGTGAAATCTTCCCGCTTCCCCAAGCAGAAGAATTGTAA